Sequence from the Actinocatenispora sera genome:
GGTGCTGGACGCGAAGTACACCAGCTCGGCGCCCAGCCAGAACCTGATCGCCGCGCTCGGCGACTACCCGTCCCCCGGCTCCTGGGTACGGGTCTGCATGACCGGCGGCGCCTGCATCGCGCACGACGGCGTCAACCCGATCAACCACAACAAGTTCTTCACGTTCTCCTCGGTGGGGCGGGTGCCGTACGTGGTGATCCAGGCGTCCGCCAACCAGACCGCGCTCAACGTGGAGAAGTACTTCAACAACGCCTACACGATCGTGCACAACAAGCCGCTGTACGACGCCTACAACCGCTACTTCGCGGATCTGGCCGCGATGGTGCAGGACAACAACTACTTCACCACCGGGCGGGCCGGCACGGAACGCTACTGGTTCCTGCCGCAGGAGACCGGTGACGTCGTGGTCGACATCCTGGATCGGGTGCGCTGCACCGGAAACCAGCACCGCGGTACGCCCGGCGACCACCGGTCGATCATCCGTGTGTCGGCGTTCGCGCTGCACCGGGCCGAGGTGGCAGACGCGCTGACCGGCCTCGCCGACGCCGGCTGCCGGGTCGACATCGTCTACACCGACAGCAACCAGGTGGCCAACCTGACCGGGCACGCCAACCTGACGTTGCGCCGGCTCAAGAACGCCGACGGCTACCTGGTGCACTCCAAGTACTTCCTGATCGAGGGCAACTACGACGGGCGGCCCGACCGGACGCTGACCTTCGCCGGGTCGGCGAACCTCGACTTCTCCTCGCTGCGGGAGAACGACGAGACGATCCTGGAGATCGACGGCGCGTCCGCGCACGACGCGTACCGGGGCAACTTCGACCGGCTCTGGCAGGTGTCGACCCCGACCGCCTGAGGCTCCACGCGGGCTGCCCGGTCGGTGCACCAGGCCGGGCAGCCCGGTCAGCGCACCCGGCCGGGCGGTTCGGTCAGTTCACCTGGTCGGGCAGCTCGGTGAGGATGCGTTCGAACAGCTTCTCGTCCAGCGCGAACGGCGAGTCGGGCACCGGCCAGTGCACCACGATCTCGTCGACGCCGAGCTGCGCGGCCGCGCCGGCCAGCTCGACCGCCTGGTCGAACGAACCGAGCGGCTCGCCGGGCAGAAAGCCGGTCAGCAGCACCCGGTGCAGCGTCGCCGGGTCGCGGCCGACCGCGGCGCAGGCGTCGGCCAGCCGGCGCAGCTGATCGCCGACCGCAACCATCGCCGCGGCCAGGTCGGCGGCCGGCCGCCCGGCCGGACCGGTGGTGATCCACCCGTCGCCGAGCTCGGCCGCGAGTCGAAGCCCCCGCGGACCGGTGCCGGCGAGGTAGCAGGGCAGCCGCGGCCGCTGCACACAGCCCGGGATCATCTTCGCCGCGTGCGCCGAGTAGTACCGCCCGGTCGAGGTGGTGTCCGGATTGCGCAGCAGGGTGTCGAGCAGCCGAACGAACTCCGCGTACCGGTCGGCGCGCTCGCCCGCCGACCAGGCCGGCCCGCCCAACACGGTCGCGTCGAACCCGGTCGCCGAGCCGGCACCGATGCCGGCGGTGATCCGGCCGGCGGACAGCTCGTCCAGCGTCATCAGATCCTTGGCCAGCGGGACCGGATCGCGGAAGTTCGGCGAGGTGACCATCGTGCCCAGCCGCAGCCGGTCGGTCACCAGCGCCGCGGCGGACAGCATCGGGACCGTCCCGTACCAGGGGCCGCCGGCGAACGAGCGCCAGGACAGGTGGTCGTAGCTGTAGCCGGCGTGCGCGCCGAGCCGCTCGGCACGCTGCCAGATCTCGCGTGCTTCGGGCCAGCGGTAGATGGGCAGGATCACGGTGCTCACCAACATGCCCGTACGGTACGCGGCGGCACCGACAACCCGAGCCATCGCCGGTACCTTCCGTGTCCACTGTGGAACGGTGCGTTGTCGGCGCGCTGGAGGTCGGACCGTACCCTGCACCGAGGGGCCCATGACGTCAAGGAGAAGTTGCATGCGCATCAGGTACGTTGCCGTGTCCGCCGCCGCCGTCGCGGTGCTGGGGCTCGCCGCGGGCTGCAACCCGGGTGGCTCGTCCGCCGCCGGCGACCGCGAGCACGCCGCCGCATCCCGTTCACCCAGCGCCACCGGCGCGACCGGCACCGGCACGGACCTGAAGATCGCGGTGCAGCAGGCGTACGGCAAGACCACCGACGCGAAGACCGCGAAGATCTCCGCCACCACCAAGATCACCGGCGGCTCGGCCGCCGGCACCACGACCATGTCCGGAGTGGTGCGGTTCGACCCGCCGGCCGAGCAGGTCACTGTGCAGACCGGCGGCCGGCAGATCGAGGCGATCATGGTCGACGGGTACGAGTACCTCAAGACCGGCTCGTCCTGGCGCAAGATCGACATCTCGTCGCTGACCGACGGCGCGCCGATGGACCCGACCCAGGCGTTGACCTACCTGCAGGGCGCGTCGTCCTCGGTGACCAAGCTCGGCACCAGGACCATCCGCGGCACCAAGGTCACCGGCTACAAGGCCACCGTCGATCTGAAGAAGGCGGCGGCGAAGCAGGGCGCCAAGGCGCAGGAGGCGCTGACGAAGCTGTCCGAGCACGGCGTCGACAGCATCCCGGTCGAGGTCTGGCTCGACCCCGCCGGCCGGGTGGTGCGCGAGCACAGCACCCTCACCATGACCGGCGTCGGCGACGGGTCGATGACGGTGGACAGCACCACCGACCTGTCCGACTACGGCACGCCGGTACACATCAGCGCGCCGGCGGGCGTCTGACCGCTGCGGCAAGCCCGGGGCCACCCGCGGCGACTACTTCCCGGAGTCGGACTTCTCGGCCGCGGCCTCCGCGTCAGGCTGCTCGGCCGCAGCCTCGGCGTCGGGGTGCTCGGTCGCCGGGTCGGCTTCGGACTGCTCGGTCGCCGGGTCGGCGTCGGACTGCTCGGCGGACGCGTCCGCGTCCGGCTGCTCGACGGCCGGGTCGGCGTCGGCCCGCTCGGTGGCCGGGGCCCCGGCACCGGCATCCGGATCCTCGGTGTCGGTGCCGCCCGGGTCCGGTGCCTTCGGTTCGGACCCGGCAGCGTCCGCATCGGCGTCCGCGGTGCCGGGTGCCGCGGTCCGGGCCGCAGCGCCGTCGCCGGTCGCGGACACCAGGGTCTCGGCGCCGGCGGCGGCGCCCTCCGGCACCACGGTGAGCTTGCCGTCGGCATCGGCCAGCACGTTGAGCCGCGGCCCGCGCACCAGCAGCACGTACAGCACGGCGGCGACGAAGACCAGGATGCTGACCCAGTCGTTGAGCCGCAGCCCGAAGAACGTGTTGGCATGGTCGATGCGCAGCGACTCCACCCAGAACCGCCCGAACACGTACAGCGCCACGTACAGTGCGAACGCCCGGCCCCGGCCGAACCGGAACTTGCGGTCCAGCAGCCACACGGCGAGCGCGACGAGCAGGTCCCAGATGCACTCGTACAGGAAGGTCGGGTGGTAGGTGGCGTACTGCTCGTAGCCGATGATCCGGTGCTCCGGGTCGATCTGCACCGCCCAGGGCAGGTTCGACGGGCGGCCGAACAGCTCCTGGTTGAACCAGTTGCCCCAGCGGCCGACCGCCTGCGCCACCGGCAGCCCGGGGGCCAGCGCGTCGGCCACGACCGACAACGGCAGGCCGCGGCGCCGGCAGGCGATCCAGGCGCCGAGCGCGCCACCGGCCACCGCGCCCCAGATGCCCAGGCCGCCGTCCCAGATCTTGAACGCGCCGACCCAGTCCTTGCCGGCCGCGAAGTACAGCTCGGGGTCGGTGATGACGTGGTAGACCCGGGCTCCGACGATGCCGAACGGCACCGCCCAGACCGCGATGTCCAGCACCGTCCACACCGGGGCGCCCCGCGCCCGCAGCCGGCGTTCGGTGATCACGCAGGCCAGCACGATGCCCACGACGATGCACAAGGCGTACGCCCGAAGCGGCAGCGGACCGAGATGCACCACCGACTGGGACGGGCTCGGAATGGAGGCAAGGTTCACAGTTGGCCAACGTACCGGGCGTGCGCAGCCCCGT
This genomic interval carries:
- a CDS encoding phospholipase D-like domain-containing protein, producing the protein MRPRVRALLTVPLLVAALVAGGTAPAAAQPPAATGYVPTTGAVFNDPLGTAAQQNAIKDRIIATIDATAPGATIRSSMYALTDQDYTDALVAAHDRGVTVRVVLDAKYTSSAPSQNLIAALGDYPSPGSWVRVCMTGGACIAHDGVNPINHNKFFTFSSVGRVPYVVIQASANQTALNVEKYFNNAYTIVHNKPLYDAYNRYFADLAAMVQDNNYFTTGRAGTERYWFLPQETGDVVVDILDRVRCTGNQHRGTPGDHRSIIRVSAFALHRAEVADALTGLADAGCRVDIVYTDSNQVANLTGHANLTLRRLKNADGYLVHSKYFLIEGNYDGRPDRTLTFAGSANLDFSSLRENDETILEIDGASAHDAYRGNFDRLWQVSTPTA
- the lgt gene encoding prolipoprotein diacylglyceryl transferase translates to MNLASIPSPSQSVVHLGPLPLRAYALCIVVGIVLACVITERRLRARGAPVWTVLDIAVWAVPFGIVGARVYHVITDPELYFAAGKDWVGAFKIWDGGLGIWGAVAGGALGAWIACRRRGLPLSVVADALAPGLPVAQAVGRWGNWFNQELFGRPSNLPWAVQIDPEHRIIGYEQYATYHPTFLYECIWDLLVALAVWLLDRKFRFGRGRAFALYVALYVFGRFWVESLRIDHANTFFGLRLNDWVSILVFVAAVLYVLLVRGPRLNVLADADGKLTVVPEGAAAGAETLVSATGDGAAARTAAPGTADADADAAGSEPKAPDPGGTDTEDPDAGAGAPATERADADPAVEQPDADASAEQSDADPATEQSEADPATEHPDAEAAAEQPDAEAAAEKSDSGK
- a CDS encoding LLM class flavin-dependent oxidoreductase yields the protein MLVSTVILPIYRWPEAREIWQRAERLGAHAGYSYDHLSWRSFAGGPWYGTVPMLSAAALVTDRLRLGTMVTSPNFRDPVPLAKDLMTLDELSAGRITAGIGAGSATGFDATVLGGPAWSAGERADRYAEFVRLLDTLLRNPDTTSTGRYYSAHAAKMIPGCVQRPRLPCYLAGTGPRGLRLAAELGDGWITTGPAGRPAADLAAAMVAVGDQLRRLADACAAVGRDPATLHRVLLTGFLPGEPLGSFDQAVELAGAAAQLGVDEIVVHWPVPDSPFALDEKLFERILTELPDQVN